In Fervidobacterium nodosum Rt17-B1, one genomic interval encodes:
- the metG gene encoding methionine--tRNA ligase: protein MKKFYITTPIYYVNAEPHIGSSYTTIIGDILARYKRLMGYEVFYLTGTDEHGQKIAQAAREKGLEPKELCDTLAEKFKELWKDLGITNDYFIRTTDENHEKTVQYFVSKMMENGDIYKGIYEGWYCVPCETYWNEEELEHDEHGHNICPSCKREVNLIREENYFFRLSKYNDALLKHFQENPDFVEPDFRRNEMLKILESGLKDLSITRTTLKWGIPMPNDPEHVIYVWVDALINYVSAIGYPNDMDKFNKWWPADVHLIGKEINRFHSLIWPAMLMSVGLPLPKKVFAHGWLTVNGQKISKSLGNAIDPREYVRKYGNDVVRYYLVRDIVFGKDGDFSEENLIKRLNSDLANDYGNLLHRTLAMIQKHFDSVIPGVGNLEEIDKKLIEDYDLVKNKFIELMDSYKITDALEVLWQFISQLNKYFDETKPWVLAKEGNKERLGTVLSLVTESIFKVATLVSPVMPDSSLEVYKRLSVNEKFDEKFLSGWNIIKGNKIIHGEPLFKKFEKSERKEEEKTDKKQEVKGMDQKVTEKQENVVTMEELIDIDTFKKIDLRVAKVIEAERVEKSEKLVKLQLDLGELGHRQIVAGIAKYYTPEQLVGRLIVVVANLKPAKLMGIESRGMLLAAKKDDKLTLLTVSSEIEPGAKIS, encoded by the coding sequence GTGAAGAAATTTTATATTACGACTCCTATTTATTATGTTAATGCTGAGCCACATATCGGTAGTTCCTATACTACTATCATAGGAGATATTTTAGCCAGATATAAGAGATTAATGGGCTATGAAGTGTTTTATTTGACGGGTACAGATGAACATGGGCAAAAAATAGCTCAAGCTGCGAGAGAAAAAGGACTCGAACCAAAAGAATTATGTGATACACTTGCAGAGAAGTTTAAAGAATTGTGGAAGGATCTCGGAATAACGAATGATTACTTCATTCGAACAACGGATGAAAATCATGAGAAAACAGTTCAATATTTTGTTTCTAAGATGATGGAAAACGGGGATATTTATAAAGGTATATATGAAGGTTGGTATTGTGTACCGTGTGAAACTTATTGGAACGAGGAAGAACTTGAACACGATGAACATGGTCATAACATCTGTCCTTCTTGTAAAAGAGAAGTTAACCTCATAAGAGAAGAAAATTATTTTTTCAGGTTATCGAAGTACAACGACGCATTGTTAAAACATTTCCAAGAAAATCCAGATTTTGTTGAGCCAGATTTCAGGCGCAATGAAATGCTTAAAATCCTCGAATCTGGATTGAAAGATTTGTCAATAACAAGAACAACGCTAAAGTGGGGTATACCGATGCCAAATGACCCAGAACATGTAATTTATGTCTGGGTTGATGCTTTGATAAATTATGTTTCAGCAATTGGTTATCCGAATGACATGGATAAATTTAACAAATGGTGGCCTGCGGATGTGCACCTTATAGGTAAAGAAATAAATAGATTCCACAGCCTCATTTGGCCTGCTATGCTTATGTCAGTTGGTTTACCATTGCCAAAGAAAGTATTTGCTCATGGATGGTTAACTGTAAACGGTCAAAAAATTAGTAAATCACTTGGCAACGCAATAGATCCAAGAGAGTACGTAAGAAAATATGGAAATGATGTTGTCAGATATTACCTTGTAAGGGACATAGTTTTTGGTAAAGATGGAGATTTTTCCGAAGAGAACCTAATTAAAAGACTCAATTCTGACCTTGCTAACGATTATGGAAACCTTTTACACAGAACACTTGCTATGATTCAGAAACATTTTGATTCTGTTATACCCGGTGTAGGTAATCTTGAAGAAATAGATAAGAAATTAATAGAAGACTATGATTTAGTGAAAAATAAATTTATAGAACTTATGGATTCTTACAAGATAACAGATGCACTTGAAGTATTATGGCAATTCATTTCGCAACTTAACAAATACTTTGATGAAACAAAACCTTGGGTACTAGCAAAAGAAGGGAATAAGGAAAGACTTGGCACGGTTCTAAGTCTTGTAACTGAGAGTATTTTCAAGGTAGCAACCCTTGTTTCACCAGTCATGCCAGATTCTTCATTGGAAGTTTATAAAAGGCTCTCAGTTAATGAAAAGTTTGATGAAAAATTCCTCTCTGGTTGGAATATAATTAAAGGAAATAAGATAATTCATGGCGAGCCTCTATTCAAAAAATTTGAGAAATCTGAGAGAAAAGAAGAAGAGAAGACTGATAAGAAACAGGAGGTAAAAGGTATGGACCAGAAAGTTACAGAAAAACAAGAAAATGTTGTTACTATGGAAGAATTAATAGATATTGATACATTCAAAAAAATTGATTTAAGAGTTGCTAAGGTAATTGAAGCGGAGAGAGTAGAAAAGTCAGAAAAGCTTGTAAAATTACAACTTGATCTTGGCGAACTTGGACATAGGCAAATTGTCGCTGGAATTGCGAAATACTACACACCAGAACAATTGGTTGGTAGGTTAATAGTAGTTGTCGCAAATCTCAAACCAGCAAAATTGATGGGGATTGAATCAAGAGGTATGCTCCTTGCTGCCAAAAAAGATGATAAGTTAACACTTTTAACGGTGTCTTCTGAAATAGAACCTGGAGCAAAGATTTCATAA
- a CDS encoding 5'-nucleotidase C-terminal domain-containing protein, with amino-acid sequence MSKKFITLFMFVLFALSTFVLASQIIILHTSNIYGNVLPYDYFSNMYQPKGLAILKTYVDNLRSSNPDTILIDTGNLLYGSPFGDYSSLQEDNPVINAFNLLNYDAFVPGTFEVNYSPERLIGVFKNLKTSVLAANLANVFPSNVVSFKVKTMSNGFKVAMIGVVVPYDSQKYVDYIESVRNTLNTAKKMNPDLIILATSGGITNDPITGKQIAIRSELNIGDELVREFSKDVDIFLFGNQDFVYTGSKSNKIYSVTGSEAKGVNKITLNVEKDKSFKIKSVKIERVLLSNVEPSEIVLNQVKKFEGDFNKWLDEVIAQSNISVGFNKYMAMLDDNFVTEFVNKLIINYTNSNLGIWNVFNANCPGIPQGEITRRDLYSLVGKTTSVKLVKMTGADIKNYILTSAKLLKYNGVRILFDESLTNKPWLYDLFENINYSVVLNENKIRSIKYLGRDLDDNSEVIVSVPSVRTYGTNPILRGEVIEDFEIPVQQIIFENLKGRVIDGAMDSNYSVYVKLEYEVKPGDTFNQILQRLAVTDSELLELNPIIKNINLIRPGWKLVYYKKYLNLIPPIREFFEVK; translated from the coding sequence ATGAGTAAGAAATTTATCACACTGTTTATGTTCGTACTTTTCGCTCTTTCAACATTTGTTTTAGCGTCGCAAATTATTATACTCCACACATCTAACATTTATGGAAATGTTTTGCCATATGATTATTTCAGCAATATGTATCAGCCAAAAGGTTTAGCTATTCTTAAGACATATGTTGACAATTTAAGAAGTTCAAATCCAGACACTATTTTAATAGATACAGGTAATTTGCTCTATGGTTCACCATTTGGTGATTATTCCAGTTTGCAAGAAGATAATCCTGTTATAAACGCTTTTAATCTTCTTAATTACGATGCATTTGTTCCGGGGACATTTGAGGTGAACTATTCTCCCGAAAGGCTTATAGGTGTTTTTAAAAATTTGAAAACAAGTGTTTTGGCTGCTAACTTGGCTAATGTATTTCCAAGTAACGTTGTAAGCTTCAAAGTGAAAACTATGAGTAACGGATTCAAGGTTGCAATGATCGGTGTTGTTGTTCCCTACGATTCACAAAAGTATGTTGATTATATAGAAAGTGTTAGGAATACGCTGAATACAGCAAAGAAAATGAATCCAGATTTGATTATTCTTGCAACAAGTGGTGGTATAACAAATGATCCAATCACTGGAAAACAAATAGCAATTAGAAGTGAGTTAAATATAGGTGATGAACTTGTAAGAGAATTTTCGAAAGATGTTGACATATTCTTGTTTGGTAATCAGGATTTCGTATATACAGGTTCAAAATCGAACAAGATATATTCTGTAACTGGCAGTGAAGCTAAGGGAGTTAATAAGATTACATTAAATGTAGAAAAAGATAAATCTTTTAAGATAAAAAGCGTAAAGATAGAAAGAGTTTTACTTTCAAATGTGGAACCATCTGAAATTGTCTTAAATCAAGTAAAAAAATTTGAAGGTGATTTTAATAAGTGGTTAGACGAAGTAATTGCGCAATCTAACATCTCTGTTGGATTTAACAAATACATGGCAATGTTAGATGATAATTTTGTAACAGAATTCGTTAATAAGTTGATAATTAATTACACAAATTCAAACCTAGGAATATGGAATGTATTTAATGCCAATTGTCCAGGTATACCACAAGGTGAAATTACAAGAAGAGATTTGTATTCACTTGTTGGAAAAACGACATCTGTAAAACTAGTTAAAATGACAGGCGCAGATATAAAGAATTACATTTTGACTTCAGCAAAACTTTTGAAATATAACGGTGTAAGAATTTTGTTTGATGAAAGTTTGACTAATAAACCTTGGCTTTATGATTTGTTTGAAAACATAAACTACAGCGTCGTTTTGAACGAGAATAAAATAAGAAGCATAAAATACCTGGGCAGAGATTTAGATGACAATTCAGAAGTAATTGTATCAGTACCATCTGTAAGAACATACGGTACCAATCCAATTTTAAGAGGAGAGGTAATTGAAGATTTTGAAATTCCTGTTCAGCAGATTATATTTGAGAATTTAAAAGGCAGAGTTATAGATGGTGCAATGGACTCGAATTACTCTGTTTACGTGAAACTTGAGTATGAAGTGAAACCTGGGGATACATTTAACCAAATCTTACAAAGACTTGCCGTGACAGATTCTGAGTTACTTGAGTTAAATCCAATAATAAAGAATATCAATCTAATAAGACCAGGTTGGAAACTTGTTTATTACAAGAAATACCTAAACTTAATACCACCAATCAGAGAATTCTTTGAAGTAAAATAA
- a CDS encoding thymidine kinase, with product MSNKIGKLTVIVGPMYSGKTTELLNYAEIYELGRKKILILKPQIDTRYSKDDVVTHKFFKMPARAIKDVQEMEEYYKSLNEKPDAIFIDEVHFFDSSLTKLVKEITKDGVDVYCAGLDMNYLWDPFETTAMLMAVADEVIKKRAVCEVCGEYKGTLSYKKKSNGGIFDVGGKEKYIAVCKECYEELKSKEEGKLI from the coding sequence TTGAGTAATAAGATAGGAAAACTCACGGTAATAGTTGGGCCAATGTATTCTGGAAAAACTACAGAACTTCTTAACTATGCTGAGATATATGAGCTTGGTCGGAAAAAAATACTTATACTTAAACCACAAATTGATACAAGGTACAGTAAAGATGATGTTGTAACACATAAATTTTTTAAAATGCCGGCACGAGCAATTAAAGATGTTCAAGAGATGGAAGAATATTATAAATCTTTAAATGAAAAGCCAGATGCAATTTTTATAGATGAAGTACATTTTTTTGATTCTTCACTTACAAAATTAGTAAAAGAAATAACTAAAGATGGCGTAGATGTTTACTGTGCGGGCTTGGATATGAATTATCTTTGGGATCCTTTTGAAACTACTGCAATGCTTATGGCTGTTGCTGACGAAGTTATTAAAAAAAGGGCCGTGTGCGAAGTTTGTGGGGAGTATAAAGGGACTTTGTCTTATAAGAAAAAGTCAAATGGTGGGATATTTGATGTTGGTGGTAAAGAAAAATACATTGCTGTATGTAAAGAATGTTATGAAGAATTAAAAAGTAAAGAGGAGGGAAAATTAATATGA
- a CDS encoding DDE-type integrase/transposase/recombinase, translated as MTNIQLKCPHCGSSNFIKNGHDKFKNQIFFCKDCKRYFKLSFTKKHKLFSFPYPRCVHCNHVMEIYKIRRYFVRFRCRKCNFKTSVPLSLPQPVPFNFHPFKFFRFPIYIILKAFILYFKYNLSLRAIKACLNINVSHVAIYKWIIKLSSVISLFEFENVFKVHGDETVIVFRDKKYYVWLLVEHGTNLIVAWHVSRYRDMSQVKILLDKYFSQRKQNTQIELITDGLKAYEIAVKLNFDNVEHREVRLGKNNECESKFSLFKMFVRAKRSFKKFSNIRYYVNGFCVVRNLCKLYENENEMITALASIITTS; from the coding sequence ATGACTAATATCCAACTCAAATGCCCTCATTGTGGCTCTTCTAACTTCATCAAAAACGGTCATGATAAGTTCAAAAACCAAATCTTCTTTTGCAAAGACTGCAAGCGTTACTTTAAACTTTCTTTCACCAAAAAACACAAACTCTTCTCTTTCCCTTACCCTCGTTGTGTTCATTGTAACCATGTCATGGAAATTTACAAAATCCGCCGTTATTTCGTTCGTTTCAGATGCAGAAAGTGCAACTTCAAAACTTCTGTTCCACTTTCTCTTCCTCAGCCTGTGCCTTTCAACTTTCATCCTTTCAAATTCTTCCGTTTCCCTATCTATATCATTCTCAAAGCTTTCATCTTGTACTTCAAATACAACCTTTCTCTTCGTGCTATTAAAGCTTGCTTGAATATCAATGTCTCTCATGTCGCTATTTACAAATGGATTATCAAGTTATCTTCTGTTATTTCGCTTTTTGAGTTTGAGAATGTATTTAAAGTTCACGGTGATGAAACAGTTATTGTATTTCGAGACAAAAAGTACTATGTGTGGCTATTAGTTGAGCATGGTACGAATTTAATAGTAGCTTGGCATGTATCAAGATATCGTGATATGTCACAAGTTAAGATATTGTTAGATAAATACTTTAGTCAAAGAAAACAAAACACACAAATAGAGTTAATAACCGATGGACTAAAAGCGTACGAGATAGCAGTGAAACTAAATTTTGATAATGTTGAGCACAGAGAAGTAAGACTAGGTAAAAACAACGAATGTGAATCGAAATTTTCGTTATTTAAGATGTTTGTTAGAGCGAAAAGGAGCTTCAAGAAATTTAGCAACATACGGTACTATGTAAATGGTTTTTGTGTAGTAAGGAACCTATGCAAGTTATATGAGAACGAAAATGAGATGATTACAGCTTTAGCTTCCATCATCACTACTAGTTAA
- a CDS encoding TatD family hydrolase translates to MKTENQKLQNLIDTHAHLHMKHFEKDRDDVFKRVTQMKFVLNVSTSIEDLNDTIKIANILPNVFLALGIHPHDSGNVPNDYIEILENLALKNKKVLAIGEIGLDYFRNFSPIDTQKRVFAEQLMLANKLGKPVILHIRDAYEDVYEIIKLIGAENGGIVHAFSGDENWAKKFVKLGFKIGIGGPITYPKNDLLRNVVKIIGVENVVTETDCPYLPPQQYRGKRNEPIYVYYVFEQLNEIFGLDIDIYDIIWKNTKEILKINEDLANSSVGDNDD, encoded by the coding sequence ATGAAAACGGAAAATCAGAAACTTCAAAATCTTATAGATACTCACGCACACTTGCATATGAAACACTTTGAAAAGGATAGAGATGATGTCTTTAAAAGAGTAACACAAATGAAATTCGTACTAAACGTCTCAACAAGTATTGAAGACTTGAATGACACAATTAAGATAGCAAATATTTTGCCAAACGTATTTTTAGCTCTTGGAATACATCCGCACGATTCTGGAAATGTTCCAAATGATTATATTGAAATCTTAGAAAATTTAGCACTCAAAAACAAGAAAGTTTTAGCGATAGGTGAAATTGGGTTAGATTATTTTAGAAATTTCTCACCTATAGATACTCAAAAAAGAGTCTTCGCAGAACAGTTAATGCTTGCAAATAAACTTGGTAAACCTGTAATTTTGCATATCAGAGACGCTTACGAAGATGTCTACGAAATAATAAAACTCATAGGTGCAGAAAATGGAGGAATTGTTCACGCGTTCAGCGGAGATGAGAATTGGGCTAAAAAGTTTGTAAAACTTGGTTTTAAAATAGGAATCGGTGGACCAATAACATATCCAAAGAACGATTTACTTAGAAACGTAGTCAAAATAATAGGTGTGGAAAATGTCGTTACAGAAACAGATTGTCCTTACTTACCTCCACAACAGTATCGTGGAAAGAGAAATGAACCTATTTATGTATATTACGTCTTCGAGCAGTTAAACGAAATTTTTGGTCTTGACATAGATATATATGATATAATTTGGAAAAACACAAAGGAAATACTAAAAATAAACGAAGATTTGGCTAATTCATCAGTTGGTGATAACGATGATTGA
- the ruvA gene encoding Holliday junction branch migration protein RuvA, whose translation MIEIIEGIYKGRSEGKILVSINGVVFGIITDAESFSEFNEGDKILVYTKLIVSQEDMTIYGFDSKVKKETFEKLIKVSKLGPKTAIKILSSTTVDFLSNAIATGDVEKLSSIPGIGRKTAERMITELKDEFEVVEVNEEMLEAIEALVSLGYSKTQARNAVSKVLKESPNISNVSKIIKEALKILAKI comes from the coding sequence ATGATTGAAATAATAGAAGGCATATATAAAGGTAGAAGCGAAGGTAAAATACTTGTTTCAATTAACGGAGTAGTATTCGGAATAATAACAGATGCGGAAAGTTTTTCCGAATTTAACGAAGGGGATAAAATTTTAGTTTACACAAAACTTATCGTGTCTCAAGAAGATATGACAATATACGGATTTGATTCAAAAGTAAAGAAAGAAACTTTCGAAAAATTGATAAAAGTTTCAAAACTCGGTCCAAAAACAGCAATCAAAATTCTTTCATCAACAACTGTTGATTTTTTATCAAACGCAATCGCAACTGGAGATGTCGAAAAACTTTCATCTATTCCAGGAATAGGTAGAAAAACAGCCGAAAGAATGATTACAGAACTAAAAGATGAATTCGAGGTTGTTGAAGTAAATGAAGAGATGCTTGAAGCAATAGAAGCTCTTGTATCTTTAGGTTACTCAAAAACGCAAGCAAGAAATGCTGTTTCCAAGGTTCTCAAAGAAAGTCCGAATATAAGCAACGTTTCGAAAATAATAAAAGAAGCTTTAAAGATACTTGCAAAGATTTAA
- a CDS encoding PHP-associated domain-containing protein yields MLPSVICEKQLDVISITDHNSARNVAVFISLCKDKIVVPGIEIHTVEDVHILGYFPELEHCLKVSKIVEENLPKFPYDPEKFGYQIVINENEEFVNTIDEYLGFPTNLTIEDAIEIILSNHGLPVFAHVDRKFGAIYQLGLLPEGTNVVEVKKRETYEELKKNGYIALTSSDAHLPDEVGVRKIFMEDKPKNSQEVIDMILERRFKTIWD; encoded by the coding sequence ATGCTCCCCTCCGTAATTTGTGAGAAACAGTTGGATGTAATATCAATAACTGACCATAATTCCGCTCGAAACGTAGCGGTTTTTATTAGTTTATGTAAAGACAAAATAGTTGTTCCCGGAATAGAGATACACACAGTCGAGGATGTACACATATTAGGTTATTTTCCAGAATTAGAACATTGTTTAAAAGTTTCAAAAATTGTTGAAGAAAATCTTCCGAAATTTCCATACGACCCAGAAAAATTCGGATATCAAATAGTTATAAACGAAAACGAAGAATTTGTAAATACAATCGATGAGTACCTTGGCTTCCCTACTAATCTAACTATAGAAGACGCAATTGAAATAATACTATCCAATCACGGTTTGCCAGTTTTCGCACATGTTGATAGGAAATTTGGGGCTATTTATCAACTTGGTTTATTACCGGAAGGGACTAACGTGGTTGAGGTTAAAAAGCGTGAAACTTATGAGGAACTGAAGAAAAATGGTTATATCGCACTCACATCATCCGATGCACATTTGCCAGATGAAGTAGGCGTAAGGAAAATCTTTATGGAGGACAAACCAAAAAATTCGCAAGAAGTTATAGATATGATTTTAGAAAGGAGGTTTAAGACCATTTGGGATTGA
- a CDS encoding ATP-binding protein: MGLITISDHIHDIAENSINAKAKNVKITIKETDDKFYFSVEDDAGGIRPEILEKIFDPFVTTRKKEIRRVGLGLPFLKQATELTGGYTKINSEIGKGTKVEALFYKSNIDCQPVGDLIGTFFTLLLNSSVNWEIERCLNEECYVVTSESIKTYLGEIDSPQKMMVLKELIEELENSIKT, translated from the coding sequence TTGGGATTGATTACGATATCTGACCACATACACGACATTGCTGAAAACTCTATAAATGCAAAAGCAAAAAATGTAAAAATAACAATAAAAGAAACAGATGACAAATTTTATTTTTCTGTAGAAGATGATGCTGGCGGGATAAGACCAGAAATACTTGAGAAAATATTTGACCCATTCGTTACAACTCGAAAAAAAGAGATAAGAAGGGTTGGGCTTGGTTTACCATTTTTGAAACAAGCAACTGAATTAACAGGCGGATATACGAAAATTAACTCAGAAATAGGCAAAGGTACAAAAGTTGAGGCACTTTTTTACAAATCAAACATAGACTGCCAACCTGTTGGAGATTTAATTGGTACTTTTTTTACATTACTTTTAAACAGTTCTGTAAATTGGGAAATAGAAAGATGTTTAAACGAAGAATGCTATGTTGTAACCAGTGAATCCATTAAAACTTATCTTGGAGAAATAGATTCTCCGCAAAAAATGATGGTTCTAAAAGAACTAATAGAAGAATTAGAAAATTCAATAAAAACATAA